Proteins co-encoded in one Inmirania thermothiophila genomic window:
- a CDS encoding LysR family transcriptional regulator, translated as MRPRISLDALVVLDAIERRGSFAAAAEELHRVPSAITYTVQKLEQDLGVVLFDRSGHRARLTEAGRVLVEQGRNLLWAAGGLERMVRQVATGWEAELAVAVSDLLPLERLFPLVEAFYAEHHGTRLRLLREVFGGVWDALASGRADLAIGASGEGPANGGYATRPLGHLPFVFVVPRGHPLAEAPEPVSDQVLLRHRAVAAADSSRRLPPRTAALLSGQDVLTLPEMRDKVAAHRHGLGVGHVPRYLVAADLAAGRLVEKRLAHASAPADLHLAWREDARGRALAWFVERLERDRPFADLLEP; from the coding sequence TTGCGACCGCGCATCAGCCTCGACGCCCTCGTGGTCCTCGACGCCATCGAGCGGCGCGGCAGCTTCGCCGCCGCCGCCGAGGAGCTGCACCGCGTCCCCTCGGCCATCACCTACACGGTGCAGAAGCTGGAGCAGGACCTCGGCGTCGTCCTCTTCGACCGCAGCGGCCACCGCGCGCGCCTGACCGAGGCCGGCCGCGTCCTCGTGGAGCAGGGCCGCAACCTGCTGTGGGCGGCGGGGGGGCTGGAGCGCATGGTGCGGCAGGTGGCCACCGGCTGGGAGGCGGAGCTTGCGGTGGCGGTCTCGGACCTGCTGCCGCTGGAGCGGCTCTTCCCCCTCGTCGAGGCCTTCTACGCCGAGCACCACGGCACCCGCCTGCGGCTGCTGCGGGAGGTCTTCGGCGGCGTCTGGGACGCCCTCGCCTCGGGGCGCGCCGATCTCGCCATCGGCGCAAGCGGCGAGGGCCCCGCCAACGGCGGCTACGCCACCCGCCCCCTGGGACACCTGCCCTTCGTCTTCGTGGTCCCGCGCGGCCATCCGCTGGCCGAGGCCCCGGAGCCCGTGAGCGACCAGGTCCTGCTGCGCCATCGCGCCGTCGCCGCGGCGGACAGCTCCCGCCGCCTGCCCCCGCGCACCGCCGCCCTGCTCTCGGGACAGGACGTGCTCACCCTGCCCGAGATGCGCGACAAGGTGGCGGCGCACCGCCACGGCCTCGGCGTCGGCCACGTCCCCCGCTACCTGGTGGCCGCGGACCTCGCCGCCGGGCGCCTGGTGGAGAAGCGCCTCGCCCACGCCAGCGCGCCGGCCGACCTCCACCTGGCCTGGCGCGAGGACGCGCGGGGGCGGGCCCTCGCCTGGTTCGTGGAGCGGCTCGAGCGGGACCGCCCCTTCGCCGATCTGCTCGAGCCATGA
- a CDS encoding ABC transporter ATP-binding protein, whose protein sequence is MAEGLVLEGLAVPPLEPVDLHLAPGTITVLRGPSGSGKTRLLRAIADLEPHRGRALLDGVPAEAMPAPQWRRKVAWLPAEPRWWGARARDHFPPGVEAGLTAAGLAATVLDEPLERLSSGQLQRLALLRLLARGPRVLLLDEPTARLDPVNTRRIERLVGEHLARTGALALWVTHDEEQAARLGGSVLEIRGRRLEAAA, encoded by the coding sequence ATGGCTGAGGGGCTCGTCCTCGAGGGGCTGGCCGTCCCGCCGCTGGAGCCCGTGGACCTGCACCTCGCCCCCGGCACCATCACGGTGCTGCGCGGCCCCTCGGGCAGCGGCAAGACCCGGCTCCTGCGCGCCATCGCCGACCTCGAGCCGCACCGCGGCCGCGCCCTGCTCGACGGCGTCCCCGCCGAGGCGATGCCGGCACCCCAGTGGCGCCGCAAGGTGGCGTGGCTTCCCGCGGAGCCGCGCTGGTGGGGCGCGCGGGCGCGCGATCACTTCCCGCCCGGCGTCGAGGCCGGGCTCACCGCCGCGGGGCTTGCGGCGACGGTGCTCGACGAGCCGCTCGAGCGCCTCTCCAGCGGCCAGCTCCAGCGCCTCGCCCTGCTGCGGCTGCTCGCGCGCGGGCCGCGCGTGCTCCTCCTCGACGAGCCCACCGCGCGCCTCGACCCCGTCAACACGCGCCGCATCGAGCGGCTGGTGGGCGAGCACCTCGCCCGCACCGGGGCCCTGGCGCTGTGGGTGACCCACGACGAGGAGCAGGCCGCGCGCCTCGGCGGCTCCGTCCTCGAGATCCGCGGCCGGCGGCTGGAGGCGGCGGCGTGA
- a CDS encoding efflux RND transporter periplasmic adaptor subunit: protein MSRPEPLPPAHEPPAQAPPRRAPGRALHALAALALLAAGAGVAAWLMATAPEAPRRPPAAAPPPVRWIEAVPRPVRATVQSHGTVAAAVQTTLAAEAAGRLVAVELEPGGFFDAGALLARIDPAGYLIARDEARAALAAARAALREEEARAEQARRDWRQLHPGEPAPPLAAREPQLARARAEVAAAEARLRRAELDLARTEVRAPYAGRVLRRLADLGRYVTPGTALAEIHAVERAEVRLPVGDADLALLAPAVGRAVRLRAGGQAWTGRIARVEPAVDPRTREHILVAEIRDPFRPRPDGTPPIPIGQFVEAEIEGRLLAAVVPLPREAVDADGRVALIEDGGRLRRQAVEVVWRDRDRLAVRGLAAGSRIALGVPPTLPDGARVRPVAAAGGGA, encoded by the coding sequence ATGAGCCGCCCCGAGCCCCTGCCCCCCGCCCACGAGCCGCCGGCGCAGGCGCCGCCGCGCCGGGCCCCCGGCCGCGCCCTCCACGCCCTCGCCGCCCTCGCGCTGCTCGCCGCCGGCGCCGGGGTGGCGGCCTGGCTCATGGCCACCGCGCCCGAAGCCCCGCGCCGCCCGCCGGCGGCGGCGCCGCCCCCGGTGCGCTGGATCGAGGCCGTGCCGCGCCCGGTGCGCGCCACCGTGCAGAGCCACGGCACCGTGGCCGCGGCGGTGCAGACGACCCTCGCCGCGGAGGCGGCGGGGCGGCTGGTGGCGGTGGAGCTCGAGCCGGGCGGGTTCTTCGATGCCGGTGCGCTCCTCGCGCGCATCGACCCGGCCGGCTACCTCATCGCCCGCGACGAGGCCCGCGCCGCCCTCGCTGCCGCCCGCGCCGCCCTGCGCGAGGAGGAGGCGCGGGCCGAGCAGGCCCGCCGCGACTGGCGCCAGCTCCACCCGGGCGAGCCGGCTCCACCGCTCGCCGCGCGCGAGCCGCAGCTCGCCCGCGCCCGCGCCGAGGTGGCGGCGGCCGAGGCGCGGCTGCGCCGGGCCGAGCTGGACCTGGCGCGCACGGAGGTCCGCGCCCCCTATGCCGGGCGCGTCCTGCGCCGCCTCGCCGATCTCGGCCGCTACGTCACCCCCGGCACGGCGCTGGCCGAGATCCACGCCGTCGAGCGCGCCGAGGTGCGCCTGCCCGTGGGCGATGCCGACCTGGCGCTGCTCGCGCCGGCGGTGGGCCGGGCGGTGCGCCTGCGCGCCGGCGGGCAGGCGTGGACGGGGCGCATCGCGCGGGTGGAGCCCGCGGTGGACCCGCGCACGCGCGAGCACATCCTCGTCGCCGAGATCCGCGACCCCTTCCGGCCGCGGCCCGACGGCACGCCGCCCATCCCCATCGGCCAGTTCGTGGAGGCCGAGATCGAGGGGCGGCTGCTCGCCGCGGTGGTGCCCCTGCCGCGCGAGGCGGTGGACGCCGACGGCCGGGTGGCGCTCATCGAGGACGGCGGACGGCTGCGCCGGCAGGCGGTAGAGGTGGTCTGGCGCGACCGCGACCGGCTCGCCGTGCGCGGGCTGGCGGCCGGGAGCCGCATCGCCCTCGGGGTGCCGCCCACCCTCCCGGACGGGGCGCGGGTGCGCCCGGTGGCCGCCGCCGGGGGCGGGGCGTGA
- a CDS encoding efflux RND transporter permease subunit, with protein MIAWFARNEVAANLLMAAIMALGLWSLAGRLPLEVFPAIERDVVEVAVAVPGATPREVEEGVVTRIEEAVADLEGIARIASYAYEGAGRVSVEVEEGTDPRELLDEIRNRVDAITAFPAEAERPRYAVSVSRREVISVVVSGALGEDALRRIAEQVRDELARLPGVAAVELAAVRPRELAIEVPEAALDRLGLTLDEVVEAVRRHALDLPAGSLRTPGAEILLSTRAQPRSAEGFAAIPVLADAEGGLVRLGEIATVRDGFEETPLETRFDGRPALVLDVYRSARGSAIEVGRAVRDYVAAAQARLPEGVRIDYWRDRSRIVRLRLETLAKSAWQGGLVVFVLLALFLRVAVAVWVCLGIPVAFLGTLALLPDLGITLNIISLFGFILMLGVVVDDAIVTGENIYAHLRRGEAPLQAAVAGTREVAVPVTFGMLTTAAAFAPLMMVPGVRGQLFAQIALVAIVALVFSWLESKLILPAHMRHVRARETAPSAWARLQHAVADGLEAWVARAYGPFLARVLAWRYAALALFVAVSVAVLAIAASGRYGFTYFPRVASEVAQATLQMEPGTPAEVTAAEIARIAAAAAELEARYTDPASGESVIRHILVRTGATASGGSPGRRGGSPTLGQVALELVPPEERTVAVTTPELVQAWRRLIGDVPGARSLTFRAEIGRSSDPIEIELSGPDLAALRAVAAQVRGRLAGYAGVFDIEDDFDRGQPEIELRLRPQAARYGLDAATVARQVRAAFHGAEVQRLQRGRDEVRVMVRHPEAERRSVATLERLRIRTPDGAAVPLARVAELHLGRGLTTIRHLDRRRVVTVHADADKGRVDLNAVARDLAPFLDGLAARHPGLAWRFGGELAEQRETFGRLAAGTALLLFAIYALLAIPLRSYVQPLIVMLVIPFSLVGAFLGHVLMGMDLSIMSVMGLLALAGVVVNDSLVLVDWTNRHRARGMALAEAVRAAGVARFRPILLTSLTTFGGLAPIIFERSTQAQFLIPMAVSLGFGVLYATLLSLVLVPVGYLILEDLRRLVAGLRPAPARP; from the coding sequence GTGATCGCCTGGTTCGCCCGCAACGAGGTCGCCGCCAACCTGCTCATGGCGGCGATCATGGCCCTCGGGCTCTGGTCCCTCGCCGGCCGCCTGCCCCTGGAGGTCTTCCCCGCGATCGAGCGTGACGTGGTGGAGGTGGCGGTGGCGGTGCCGGGGGCGACGCCGCGGGAGGTGGAGGAGGGGGTGGTGACCCGCATCGAGGAGGCGGTGGCCGACCTCGAGGGCATCGCGCGCATCGCCTCCTACGCCTACGAGGGGGCGGGCCGGGTCTCGGTGGAGGTGGAGGAGGGCACCGACCCGCGCGAGCTCCTGGACGAGATCCGCAACCGCGTCGACGCCATCACCGCCTTCCCCGCCGAGGCCGAGCGGCCCCGCTACGCGGTCTCGGTCTCGCGCCGTGAGGTGATCAGCGTGGTGGTCTCGGGCGCCCTCGGCGAGGACGCCCTGCGCCGCATCGCCGAGCAGGTGCGCGACGAGCTCGCCCGCCTGCCCGGCGTGGCGGCGGTGGAGCTCGCGGCGGTGCGGCCGCGGGAGCTCGCGATCGAGGTCCCGGAGGCCGCCCTCGACCGCCTCGGCCTGACCCTCGATGAGGTGGTGGAGGCGGTGCGCCGCCATGCCCTCGACCTCCCCGCCGGCAGCCTGCGCACGCCCGGCGCCGAGATCCTGCTCAGCACCCGCGCCCAGCCGCGCAGCGCCGAGGGCTTCGCCGCGATCCCGGTGCTCGCCGACGCCGAGGGCGGCCTCGTGCGCCTCGGCGAGATCGCCACCGTGCGCGACGGCTTCGAGGAGACCCCCCTCGAGACCCGCTTCGACGGCCGTCCGGCCCTCGTCCTCGACGTCTACCGCAGCGCCCGCGGAAGCGCCATCGAGGTGGGGCGGGCGGTGCGCGACTACGTCGCCGCGGCGCAGGCGCGCCTGCCCGAGGGGGTGCGCATCGACTACTGGCGCGACCGCTCGCGCATCGTCCGCCTGCGCCTCGAGACCCTCGCCAAGAGCGCCTGGCAGGGGGGGCTGGTGGTCTTCGTCCTCCTCGCCCTCTTCCTGCGGGTGGCGGTGGCGGTGTGGGTCTGCCTCGGCATCCCGGTGGCCTTCCTCGGCACCCTCGCGCTGCTGCCGGACCTCGGCATCACCCTCAACATCATCAGCCTCTTCGGCTTCATCCTCATGCTCGGGGTGGTGGTGGACGACGCCATCGTCACCGGCGAGAACATCTACGCCCACCTGCGCCGCGGCGAGGCGCCGCTGCAGGCGGCGGTGGCGGGCACCCGGGAGGTGGCGGTGCCGGTGACCTTCGGCATGCTCACCACCGCGGCGGCCTTCGCGCCGCTCATGATGGTGCCGGGCGTGCGCGGCCAGCTCTTCGCCCAGATCGCCCTCGTCGCCATCGTCGCCCTGGTCTTCTCCTGGCTCGAGTCGAAGCTCATCCTGCCCGCGCACATGCGCCACGTGCGCGCGCGCGAGACCGCACCCTCGGCCTGGGCGCGGCTGCAGCACGCGGTGGCCGACGGGCTCGAGGCGTGGGTGGCGCGCGCCTACGGGCCCTTTCTCGCGCGGGTGCTGGCCTGGCGCTACGCCGCCCTCGCCCTCTTCGTCGCGGTCTCGGTGGCGGTGCTCGCCATCGCCGCCAGCGGCCGCTACGGCTTCACCTACTTCCCGCGGGTGGCGAGCGAGGTGGCGCAGGCGACGCTGCAGATGGAGCCCGGCACCCCGGCCGAGGTCACCGCCGCCGAGATCGCGCGCATCGCCGCCGCCGCGGCCGAGCTCGAGGCCCGCTACACCGACCCCGCGAGCGGCGAGTCGGTGATCCGCCACATCCTCGTGCGCACCGGCGCCACCGCCTCGGGCGGCTCGCCGGGACGGCGCGGCGGCAGCCCGACCCTGGGCCAGGTGGCCCTCGAGCTGGTGCCCCCGGAGGAGCGGACGGTGGCGGTGACCACGCCCGAGCTGGTGCAGGCCTGGCGGCGCCTCATCGGCGACGTCCCCGGCGCCCGCAGCCTCACCTTCCGCGCCGAGATCGGTCGCAGCAGCGACCCTATCGAGATCGAGCTCTCGGGGCCCGACCTCGCCGCCCTGCGCGCAGTCGCGGCGCAGGTGCGCGGCCGCCTCGCCGGCTACGCCGGGGTGTTCGACATCGAGGACGACTTCGACCGCGGCCAGCCCGAGATCGAGCTGCGCCTGCGCCCGCAGGCGGCCCGCTACGGGCTCGACGCCGCCACCGTCGCGCGGCAGGTGCGCGCCGCCTTCCACGGCGCCGAGGTGCAGCGGCTGCAGCGCGGCCGCGACGAGGTGCGGGTGATGGTGCGCCACCCCGAGGCGGAGCGGCGCTCGGTGGCGACCCTGGAGCGGCTGCGGATCCGCACCCCGGACGGCGCCGCCGTCCCCCTCGCCCGGGTGGCCGAGCTCCACCTCGGCCGCGGCCTCACCACCATCCGCCACCTCGACCGCCGCCGCGTGGTCACCGTCCACGCCGACGCCGACAAGGGGCGCGTGGACCTCAACGCCGTCGCCCGCGACCTCGCCCCGTTCCTGGACGGGCTCGCGGCCCGCCACCCGGGGCTCGCCTGGCGCTTCGGCGGCGAGCTCGCCGAGCAGCGCGAGACCTTCGGCCGGCTCGCCGCCGGCACCGCGCTGCTCCTCTTCGCCATCTACGCCCTGCTGGCGATCCCGCTGCGCTCCTACGTCCAGCCCCTGATCGTGATGCTGGTGATCCCCTTCAGCCTCGTCGGCGCCTTCCTCGGCCACGTCCTCATGGGTATGGACCTCAGCATCATGAGCGTCATGGGGCTGCTGGCGCTGGCGGGCGTGGTGGTCAACGACAGCCTCGTCCTGGTGGACTGGACCAACCGCCACCGCGCCCGCGGCATGGCGCTCGCCGAGGCGGTACGGGCGGCGGGGGTGGCCCGCTTCCGCCCCATCCTCCTCACCTCGCTCACCACCTTCGGGGGGCTGGCGCCGATCATCTTCGAGCGCAGCACCCAGGCCCAGTTCCTCATCCCGATGGCCGTCTCCCTCGGCTTCGGCGTCCTCTACGCGACCCTCCTGAGCCTGGTCCTGGTCCCGGTGGGCTATCTGATCCTCGAGGACCTGCGCCGCCTCGTCGCGGGGCTGCGCCCGGCGCCGGCGCGCCCGTGA
- the ubiK gene encoding ubiquinone biosynthesis accessory factor UbiK, with translation MISQKTIDELAKGLAAMVPPGMRELQQDMERNFRAVLQAFFARMDLVTREEFDVQAELLARTRTMVERLERRVAALEAHAGITPPAEPPLEEGPEDPPT, from the coding sequence ATGATCAGCCAGAAGACCATCGACGAGCTCGCCAAGGGCCTGGCGGCGATGGTGCCGCCGGGCATGCGCGAGCTGCAGCAGGACATGGAGCGCAACTTCCGCGCCGTGCTCCAGGCCTTCTTCGCGCGCATGGACCTGGTCACGCGCGAGGAGTTCGACGTCCAGGCCGAGCTGCTCGCGCGCACGCGGACGATGGTGGAGCGGCTGGAGCGGCGCGTGGCGGCGCTGGAGGCCCACGCGGGCATCACGCCGCCGGCCGAACCGCCGCTGGAGGAGGGGCCGGAGGACCCGCCCACCTGA
- a CDS encoding ABC transporter permease: MIPLSPLDLALAAALVLALAGLSAALGLGIGRGLLTAAARAALQLALVGLVLKALFAARHPALVAAVAAFMLAVAGREVLARQQVRLRGGWGLAASTLPIALSTFAVTVLALAVIIAPEPWYAPRYAVPLLGMLLGNAMNGVAIGLDRLHQGIRREAAVIEQRLALGEPWAEAVGGLRRESVRAGMIPIINAMAAAGVVSLPGMMTGQILAGAPPLEAVRYQLLILLLIAAASGLGTLGAVWIATRRLTDGRERLRLDRLTGPAP, translated from the coding sequence GTGATCCCGCTCTCGCCCCTGGATCTGGCCCTCGCGGCGGCCCTCGTCCTCGCCCTCGCCGGCCTCTCCGCGGCCCTCGGCCTCGGCATCGGCCGCGGCCTCCTCACGGCGGCGGCGCGGGCGGCGCTGCAGCTCGCCCTCGTCGGGCTCGTCCTCAAGGCCCTGTTCGCCGCCCGCCACCCCGCGCTCGTCGCCGCCGTCGCCGCCTTCATGCTCGCGGTGGCCGGGCGCGAGGTGCTGGCGCGCCAGCAGGTGCGCCTGCGCGGCGGCTGGGGGCTGGCGGCGAGCACCCTGCCCATCGCGCTGTCCACCTTCGCCGTCACCGTCCTCGCCCTCGCCGTGATCATCGCCCCCGAACCGTGGTACGCGCCCCGCTACGCCGTGCCCCTGCTCGGGATGCTGCTCGGCAACGCCATGAACGGCGTCGCCATCGGCCTCGACCGCCTGCACCAGGGGATCCGGCGCGAGGCCGCGGTGATCGAGCAGCGCCTCGCCCTCGGCGAGCCCTGGGCCGAGGCCGTGGGCGGCCTGCGCCGCGAGAGCGTGCGCGCCGGCATGATCCCCATCATCAACGCCATGGCCGCCGCCGGCGTGGTCAGCCTGCCCGGGATGATGACCGGCCAGATCCTCGCCGGCGCCCCGCCGCTGGAGGCGGTGCGCTATCAGCTCCTGATCCTGCTCCTGATCGCGGCGGCGAGCGGGCTCGGCACCCTCGGCGCGGTCTGGATCGCCACCCGCCGCCTCACCGACGGGCGGGAGCGCCTGCGCCTCGACCGCCTCACCGGCCCCGCCCCCTGA
- a CDS encoding YifB family Mg chelatase-like AAA ATPase encodes MTLAVVHSRAQEGVAAPEVVVEVHLGAGLPALTLVGLPEAAVREAKDRVRSALVSAGFDFPARRITINLAPADLPKEGGRFDLPIAVGILAASGQVPAEALDGHELIGELALTGALRPCRGVLPAALAARRAGRALVVPEGNAAEAAAAGGRVLGAGHLLAVCAHLAGREPLAPAAAPERGGVGAVPDLADVRGQHQARRALEVAAAGGHSLLLIGPPGTGKSMLAQRLPGILPPMTEEEALEAAAVASAAGCFDPARWGLRPFRAPHHTASAVALVGGGGQPRPGEVSLAHHGVLFLDELPEFDRRVLEALREPLENGSITVSRAARQAEFPARFQLVAAMNPCPCGHLGDPAGRCRCTEEQVRRYRARISGPLLDRIDLHVEVPRLPREELLAGRPGEDSAAVRARVAAARGRQLARQGRANAALDAAGVERHCRAAPQAAALLAAAIERLRLSARAYHRILRVARTIADLAGAETIAPEHVAEAVGYRRLDRRLA; translated from the coding sequence CTGACGCTTGCGGTGGTCCACAGCCGCGCCCAGGAGGGGGTCGCGGCGCCGGAGGTGGTGGTCGAGGTGCACCTGGGTGCGGGCCTGCCCGCCCTCACCCTCGTCGGCCTCCCGGAGGCGGCGGTGCGCGAGGCCAAGGATCGGGTGCGCAGCGCGCTGGTGAGCGCCGGCTTCGACTTCCCCGCCCGCCGCATCACCATCAACCTCGCCCCCGCCGATCTGCCCAAGGAGGGCGGGCGCTTCGACCTGCCCATCGCGGTGGGGATCCTCGCCGCCTCGGGCCAGGTGCCGGCGGAGGCCCTCGACGGCCACGAGCTCATCGGGGAGCTGGCCCTGACCGGGGCGCTGCGGCCCTGCCGCGGGGTCCTGCCGGCGGCGCTGGCCGCCCGCCGCGCGGGCCGCGCCCTCGTCGTCCCCGAGGGCAACGCGGCCGAGGCCGCCGCCGCGGGCGGCCGCGTCCTCGGCGCCGGGCACCTGCTCGCGGTGTGCGCCCACCTCGCCGGGCGCGAGCCGCTGGCGCCGGCCGCGGCCCCCGAGCGGGGCGGCGTGGGGGCGGTGCCGGATCTCGCCGACGTGCGCGGCCAGCACCAGGCGCGTCGTGCCCTCGAGGTGGCCGCCGCGGGTGGCCACAGCCTGCTCCTCATCGGCCCGCCCGGGACCGGCAAGAGCATGCTCGCCCAGCGCCTGCCGGGGATCCTGCCGCCCATGACCGAGGAGGAGGCCCTGGAGGCGGCGGCGGTGGCCTCCGCCGCCGGCTGCTTCGATCCCGCCCGCTGGGGCCTGCGGCCCTTTCGCGCCCCCCACCACACGGCCTCGGCGGTGGCCCTGGTGGGCGGGGGCGGGCAGCCGCGGCCGGGGGAGGTCTCCCTCGCCCACCACGGCGTGCTCTTCCTGGACGAGCTCCCGGAGTTCGACCGCCGCGTCCTCGAGGCCCTGCGCGAGCCCCTCGAGAACGGCAGCATCACCGTCTCGCGGGCGGCGCGGCAGGCGGAGTTTCCCGCCCGCTTCCAGCTCGTCGCGGCCATGAATCCCTGCCCCTGCGGGCACCTCGGCGACCCCGCCGGGCGCTGCCGCTGCACCGAGGAGCAGGTGCGCCGCTATCGCGCCCGCATCTCCGGGCCGCTGCTCGACCGCATCGACCTGCACGTGGAGGTGCCGCGGCTGCCCCGCGAGGAGCTGCTGGCGGGGCGCCCGGGGGAGGACTCGGCCGCGGTGCGCGCCCGCGTGGCGGCGGCGCGCGGGCGTCAGCTGGCGCGCCAGGGGCGGGCCAACGCCGCCCTCGACGCCGCCGGGGTGGAGCGCCACTGCCGTGCGGCGCCGCAGGCGGCGGCGCTGCTCGCCGCCGCCATCGAGCGGCTGCGGCTCTCGGCACGCGCCTACCACCGCATCCTGCGGGTGGCGCGCACCATCGCGGATCTTGCCGGCGCCGAGACCATCGCCCCCGAGCACGTGGCCGAGGCGGTGGGCTACCGCCGCCTCGACCGCCGCCTCGCCTGA
- a CDS encoding MDR family oxidoreductase: MSATPDAFNAWLIERDEGGYRCAPRTLSAADLPEGDVLVRVRYSSLNYKDGLAVTGKGKIARRFPLVPGIDLAGEVVESAASDFKPGDQVLITGCEIGELHWGGYSQYQRVRAQWLVPIPAPFDARLAMGIGTAGFTAALAVLALEDHGIGPDLGPMVVTGAAGGVGSIAVVLLARAGYRVVASTGRAGERGPFLRELGAAEVIEREVLAAPCRPLESETYGGGVDTVGGQTLASLIARTRHGGAVAACGLAGGHELHTTVFPFILRGVSLLGINSVILPPERRRRAWDRLAADLPVEVLERLIRVEPMSRLRELAEDIVAGRIAGRVVIDVDA; this comes from the coding sequence GTGAGCGCGACACCCGATGCCTTCAACGCCTGGCTCATCGAGAGGGACGAGGGCGGCTACCGCTGCGCGCCGCGCACCCTGAGCGCGGCCGACCTGCCGGAGGGCGACGTGCTGGTGCGTGTGCGCTACTCCAGCCTCAACTACAAGGACGGCCTCGCCGTCACCGGCAAGGGCAAGATCGCCCGCCGCTTCCCGCTGGTGCCGGGGATCGACCTCGCCGGCGAGGTGGTGGAGTCGGCCGCGTCCGACTTCAAGCCGGGCGACCAGGTCCTCATCACCGGCTGCGAGATCGGCGAGCTGCACTGGGGCGGCTACAGCCAGTACCAGCGCGTGCGCGCGCAGTGGCTGGTCCCGATCCCGGCGCCCTTCGACGCCCGCCTTGCCATGGGCATCGGCACCGCGGGCTTCACCGCGGCGCTGGCCGTGCTGGCGCTGGAGGACCACGGCATCGGTCCCGACCTCGGCCCCATGGTGGTGACCGGGGCGGCCGGCGGCGTCGGCAGCATCGCCGTGGTCCTGCTCGCCCGCGCCGGCTACCGGGTGGTGGCCTCCACCGGGCGGGCCGGCGAGCGCGGCCCCTTCCTGCGCGAGCTCGGCGCGGCGGAGGTGATCGAGCGCGAGGTCCTGGCCGCGCCCTGCCGGCCGCTGGAGTCGGAGACCTACGGCGGCGGCGTCGACACCGTGGGCGGGCAGACGCTGGCCTCGCTCATCGCCCGCACCCGCCACGGCGGTGCGGTGGCGGCCTGCGGCCTCGCCGGCGGCCACGAGCTCCACACCACGGTCTTCCCCTTCATCCTGCGCGGGGTCAGCCTGCTCGGCATCAACTCCGTGATCCTGCCGCCGGAGCGGCGCCGCCGCGCCTGGGACCGCCTCGCCGCCGACCTCCCGGTGGAGGTGCTGGAGCGGCTGATTCGGGTCGAGCCCATGAGCCGGCTGCGCGAGCTGGCCGAGGACATCGTCGCCGGCCGCATCGCCGGGCGCGTGGTCATCGACGTCGACGCCTGA